Proteins from a genomic interval of Pseudomonas silesiensis:
- a CDS encoding TolC family protein, producing MNSKCYCTGWPLVAGLAASVLALPSFAAALTLDEALRLAENNAPSLAAQDAKIQAASSAAIPAGELPDPKLLAGVQNYPIGGSDRWSINDDFMTMQMVGVRQEMPNSDKRKARIEVADAAIDRAAAERGVERLKVRQSTALAWISSYSVERKDALFQDFYKENRLLTDTVRAQIAGGRAQPADAVTPKQEAARLEEQQDDLVRQRVQARAALKRWIGSAANDKPVGSFPQWPVDPSSYAHKLQHHPELAAFAPMTREAQAKVREAVSEKQSDWSWELDYQRRGREFGDMVSVQFSWDLPLFPDSRQNPKIAAKQAELSQLEAERDALSREHTQQLENELADYERLNRAVSRNQESLLPLAREKVELSMASYRAGKGDLNAVVAARRELIEVRLKQVDVEEQRALTSARLYFAYGESSQ from the coding sequence ATGAACTCCAAGTGCTATTGCACAGGTTGGCCCCTCGTGGCCGGTCTGGCGGCAAGCGTACTGGCATTGCCGAGCTTCGCTGCCGCATTGACACTCGATGAAGCGTTGCGGCTGGCTGAAAACAATGCACCGTCGCTGGCCGCACAAGACGCCAAAATTCAGGCTGCCAGCAGTGCGGCTATTCCAGCGGGTGAATTACCTGACCCCAAGTTGCTGGCAGGTGTGCAGAACTACCCCATCGGCGGCTCAGATCGCTGGAGCATCAACGACGACTTCATGACCATGCAAATGGTCGGGGTCAGACAAGAGATGCCCAACAGCGACAAGCGCAAAGCACGCATTGAGGTCGCCGATGCGGCCATTGATCGAGCTGCGGCAGAGCGTGGAGTCGAGCGCCTGAAGGTACGCCAGTCCACGGCATTGGCTTGGATCAGCAGCTACTCGGTTGAGCGCAAAGATGCGCTGTTCCAGGACTTCTACAAAGAAAATCGCCTGCTGACCGATACCGTCCGCGCCCAGATTGCCGGTGGCCGCGCTCAACCCGCCGATGCGGTGACGCCCAAGCAAGAAGCAGCTCGACTGGAGGAGCAACAGGACGATCTGGTTCGCCAGCGCGTGCAGGCCCGAGCGGCCCTCAAACGCTGGATAGGCTCCGCCGCCAACGACAAGCCTGTGGGCAGTTTTCCTCAATGGCCTGTCGATCCCTCAAGCTACGCCCATAAACTGCAACACCATCCCGAGTTGGCCGCGTTTGCGCCGATGACCCGTGAAGCGCAAGCCAAGGTTCGTGAAGCCGTGTCTGAGAAGCAGTCGGACTGGAGCTGGGAACTGGACTACCAGCGCCGTGGCCGTGAGTTTGGCGACATGGTCAGCGTGCAATTTTCCTGGGATCTGCCGCTGTTTCCAGACTCTCGGCAAAATCCCAAAATCGCAGCCAAACAGGCTGAACTCAGTCAGCTTGAGGCTGAGCGCGATGCCCTGTCACGCGAGCACACTCAGCAACTGGAAAACGAACTGGCTGACTATGAGCGCCTTAATCGTGCGGTAAGCCGCAACCAGGAAAGCCTGTTGCCGCTGGCCAGGGAAAAGGTCGAACTCAGCATGGCCAGTTATCGCGCTGGTAAAGGCGATTTAAACGCCGTTGTTGCCGCCCGACGTGAACTCATTGAAGTCCGCCTCAAACAGGTCGATGTGGAAGAGCAGCGAGCACTGACCAGTGCGCGTCTGTATTTTGCTTATGGGGAGTCCAGCCAATGA
- a CDS encoding efflux RND transporter periplasmic adaptor subunit → MNLKKWNGALLVGVSMALGVAGGYWFAHLRTSGVPSTAAEQSLNSPDERKALYWYDPMYPQQKFDKPGKSPFMDMQLIPQYAGGVGDRATVSIDPSLTQNLGLRFATVTRGNFESSLDVTGVLAFNERDVAVIQARTAGFVERVYAHAPGDVLKANAPLADILVPEWAAAQTEFLALKRNGDADLLAAARQRLRLTGMPATLITQVERGGKVQPYLTLTSPIGGVLQELSVRTGMTVATGDTLARVNGLSSVWLAVAVPESDSAAITVGQPVEARLPAFPGTMLNGKVSAILPETNPDSRTLRVRVELPNSDGRLRPGLTAHVRLNSSTGQSVLWVPSEAVIRTGRRALVMLAEDAGRYRPVEVQLGQESDGKTAIVKGLEEGQKVVTSGQFLLDSEASLKGIVASSEKESLPSAAAASLHEADGQIVEINDKEVTLAHGPFKTLGMPGMTMTFPLASPALMQGLSAGDKVRVAVSQTDDGLRVERLNKSGSQP, encoded by the coding sequence ATGAACCTCAAAAAATGGAATGGGGCATTGCTGGTGGGAGTATCGATGGCATTGGGTGTTGCCGGTGGTTACTGGTTCGCTCACCTGCGCACGAGCGGAGTACCAAGTACTGCTGCTGAGCAGAGCCTAAATTCCCCGGACGAACGCAAAGCCCTGTATTGGTACGACCCCATGTACCCGCAGCAAAAGTTCGATAAACCGGGTAAGTCCCCCTTCATGGACATGCAACTGATCCCCCAGTACGCCGGCGGCGTCGGGGATCGTGCGACCGTCAGTATCGATCCGAGTCTGACCCAAAATCTCGGTCTGCGTTTTGCGACTGTCACTCGTGGAAATTTTGAGTCCAGCCTCGACGTGACAGGTGTCTTGGCGTTCAATGAACGGGATGTCGCCGTGATTCAGGCACGCACCGCAGGCTTTGTAGAACGGGTCTATGCCCATGCTCCAGGCGATGTGCTCAAAGCCAATGCGCCGTTGGCTGATATTCTGGTGCCAGAGTGGGCCGCCGCCCAGACAGAGTTCCTTGCACTCAAGCGCAACGGTGATGCCGACCTGTTGGCTGCGGCCCGCCAGCGACTGCGGCTCACTGGGATGCCGGCAACACTGATTACCCAGGTAGAGCGTGGCGGTAAGGTTCAACCTTACCTGACGCTCACCAGCCCCATCGGTGGTGTGCTGCAAGAATTGAGTGTTCGTACGGGGATGACCGTGGCGACTGGCGACACTCTGGCGCGCGTCAATGGCTTGAGCAGTGTCTGGCTAGCCGTGGCTGTTCCAGAATCGGACTCCGCAGCTATCACCGTGGGGCAGCCAGTCGAAGCGCGTCTGCCAGCTTTCCCTGGGACAATGCTCAATGGCAAGGTCAGCGCGATTTTGCCCGAGACCAATCCGGACAGTCGCACGCTTCGCGTGCGGGTGGAACTACCCAATTCGGACGGGCGCCTCAGACCGGGTTTGACGGCGCACGTACGCCTGAACAGCTCAACCGGGCAGAGTGTCTTGTGGGTGCCGAGCGAGGCGGTTATTCGTACTGGCCGACGTGCTCTGGTGATGCTCGCCGAAGACGCTGGCCGCTACCGTCCGGTTGAAGTGCAACTCGGCCAGGAAAGCGACGGCAAGACGGCGATAGTGAAAGGCCTGGAAGAAGGCCAGAAGGTGGTGACCTCTGGCCAGTTCCTGCTCGACTCGGAAGCTAGTCTCAAGGGCATCGTTGCAAGCTCGGAGAAAGAGTCGCTGCCCAGTGCGGCAGCCGCCAGTTTGCATGAGGCGGATGGGCAGATCGTTGAGATCAACGACAAAGAAGTCACGCTCGCCCATGGCCCCTTCAAGACGCTGGGCATGCCTGGCATGACGATGACGTTCCCTCTCGCCAGTCCGGCGCTGATGCAAGGCCTCAGTGCTGGTGACAAGGTTCGGGTCGCGGTGAGCCAGACCGATGATGGCTTGCGTGTCGAGCGCCTGAATAAATCGGGGAGCCAGCCATGA
- a CDS encoding efflux RND transporter permease subunit: MIAALIRWSVANRFLVLLATLFVTAWGIWSVQSTPIDALPDLSDVQVIIRTTYPGQAPQIVENQVTYPLATTMLSVPGAKTVRGYSFFGDSFVYVLFEDGTDLYWARSRVLEYLSQIQSRLPASAKPALGPDATGVGWIYQYALVDRSGGHDLAQLRALQDWFLKFELKTLPNVAEVATVGGMVKQYQVQLDPLKLASLGITQTEVTDAIGKANQETGGAVLEMAETEFIVRASGYLKTLNDFRAIPLKLGSSGVPVTLGDVATIQLGPEMRRGITELDGEGETVGGVVILRSGKNARETIAAVKSKLDELKSNLPAGVEIVTTYDRSKLIDRAVENLSHKLIEEFIVVALVCGIFLWHLRSSLVAIISLPVGVLIAFIVMRYQGINANIMSLGGIAIAIGAMVDAAVVMIENAHKKVEAWHAANPGEELKGEHHWHVMTEAAAEVGPALFFCLLIITLSFIPVFTLGAQEGRLFGPLAFTKTYAMAAAAGLSVTLVPVLMGYWIRGRIPSEQQNPLNRWLIRIYQPALDAVLRRPKITLLVALLVCVSALWPMSRLGGEFLPPLDEGDLLYMPSALPGLSAQKAAQLLQQTDRLIKTVPEVEHVFGKAGRAETATDPAPLEMFETTIQFKPHEQWRLGMTQEKLVEELDRVVRVPGLTNIWIPPIRNRIDMLATGIKSPIGVKVAGTNLTEIDAATQAVERVAKDVPGVSSALAERLTGGRYIDVDIDRKAAARYGLNIADVQSIVAGAIGGENVGETIEGLARFPINVRYPREWRDSLGALEQLPIYTPLGSQITLGTVAKIKVSDGPPMLKSENARPSGWVYIDVRGRDIASVVADLRRVVNEQVKLQPGMSLSYSGQFEFLERANARLKLVVPATLLIIFVLLYLTFARFDEALLIMATLPFALTGGAWFLYLLGFNLSVATGVGFIALAGVSAEFGVIMLLYLKNAWAEREDLGDSTERGLVAAIREGAVQRVRPKAMTVAVIIAGLLPILLGSGTGSEVMSRIAAPMVGGMVTAPLLSLFVIPAAYRLMRRRHLSVKTVKPEGNVV, from the coding sequence ATGATTGCAGCTCTCATTCGTTGGTCGGTGGCCAACCGATTCCTGGTGCTACTGGCGACACTGTTCGTCACGGCTTGGGGTATTTGGTCGGTGCAGAGCACGCCCATCGATGCGTTGCCGGATCTCTCCGATGTTCAGGTGATCATCCGCACTACTTATCCAGGACAAGCGCCGCAGATTGTCGAGAATCAGGTGACCTATCCGTTGGCCACCACCATGCTCTCAGTACCAGGGGCCAAGACCGTGCGTGGTTATTCCTTCTTTGGGGATAGCTTCGTTTACGTGCTGTTCGAAGACGGCACTGACTTGTACTGGGCCCGCTCGCGGGTGTTGGAATACCTGAGCCAAATACAAAGCCGGTTGCCGGCCAGCGCCAAACCGGCGTTGGGGCCGGATGCGACAGGGGTGGGTTGGATCTACCAGTACGCACTGGTGGATCGCAGTGGCGGTCACGATTTAGCCCAGCTTCGAGCACTTCAGGACTGGTTCCTCAAGTTCGAACTCAAGACCCTGCCCAACGTTGCAGAAGTGGCTACGGTGGGAGGCATGGTCAAGCAATACCAGGTGCAGCTTGATCCGCTCAAACTGGCCAGCCTTGGCATCACCCAGACTGAGGTGACCGACGCTATCGGCAAGGCCAATCAGGAAACGGGTGGTGCAGTGCTGGAGATGGCGGAGACCGAGTTCATTGTGCGGGCTTCCGGCTACCTGAAGACGCTCAATGACTTTCGGGCGATCCCGCTGAAGCTGGGCTCGAGCGGTGTGCCGGTGACTCTTGGTGATGTCGCCACGATCCAACTGGGGCCGGAAATGCGGCGTGGCATCACCGAACTCGACGGTGAGGGCGAGACTGTCGGCGGCGTGGTTATTTTGCGCAGCGGCAAGAATGCTCGCGAGACCATTGCTGCGGTCAAGAGCAAACTCGACGAGCTGAAAAGCAATTTGCCGGCTGGGGTTGAAATCGTCACCACCTACGACCGAAGCAAGCTGATCGACCGCGCTGTGGAAAATCTCAGCCACAAGCTTATCGAAGAGTTCATCGTTGTCGCGTTGGTTTGTGGGATCTTCCTCTGGCACTTACGCTCGTCGCTGGTGGCGATCATCTCCTTGCCGGTGGGGGTGTTGATTGCCTTCATCGTCATGCGTTACCAAGGCATCAACGCCAATATCATGTCTTTGGGCGGGATTGCCATCGCCATTGGCGCGATGGTCGATGCCGCCGTCGTGATGATTGAGAACGCCCACAAGAAGGTTGAGGCCTGGCACGCAGCCAATCCTGGGGAGGAACTGAAAGGTGAGCATCATTGGCACGTGATGACTGAAGCGGCAGCGGAGGTAGGCCCAGCACTGTTCTTCTGTTTGTTGATCATCACCCTGTCGTTCATTCCGGTTTTTACCCTGGGAGCACAGGAAGGGCGATTGTTCGGCCCACTGGCTTTCACCAAGACCTACGCCATGGCCGCAGCGGCGGGATTGTCAGTGACCTTGGTGCCAGTGCTGATGGGCTACTGGATTCGAGGACGAATCCCCAGTGAGCAACAGAACCCGTTGAACCGGTGGTTGATTCGGATCTATCAGCCAGCCCTGGACGCAGTCTTACGTCGACCAAAGATCACGCTGCTGGTGGCGCTATTGGTTTGCGTCAGTGCCCTATGGCCAATGTCGCGCTTGGGTGGAGAATTTCTTCCGCCGTTGGATGAGGGCGACCTGCTCTATATGCCTTCTGCTCTGCCGGGATTGTCGGCGCAGAAAGCGGCGCAATTGCTGCAACAGACCGACCGCCTGATCAAGACCGTTCCAGAGGTTGAGCACGTCTTTGGTAAAGCAGGCCGTGCCGAAACCGCAACCGACCCGGCACCGCTGGAGATGTTCGAAACCACCATTCAATTCAAGCCGCACGAGCAGTGGCGTCTGGGCATGACCCAGGAAAAATTGGTGGAAGAACTTGATCGCGTGGTACGAGTCCCTGGACTAACCAATATCTGGATACCGCCGATACGAAACCGAATCGATATGCTGGCGACAGGTATAAAGAGCCCAATCGGAGTGAAAGTTGCCGGCACCAACCTGACGGAGATCGATGCCGCGACTCAGGCAGTCGAGCGAGTGGCCAAGGACGTGCCCGGTGTCAGCTCAGCTCTGGCCGAGCGACTGACCGGTGGCCGCTATATCGATGTAGATATCGACCGCAAGGCCGCCGCCCGCTACGGACTGAATATCGCTGATGTGCAGTCCATTGTGGCTGGTGCTATCGGCGGTGAAAACGTCGGGGAGACCATTGAAGGGCTTGCACGCTTCCCGATAAACGTCCGTTACCCTCGTGAGTGGCGAGACTCGCTCGGCGCCTTGGAGCAGTTGCCAATCTACACCCCGCTAGGCAGCCAGATTACCCTTGGCACTGTGGCGAAGATCAAGGTCAGCGACGGGCCGCCGATGCTCAAGAGCGAGAACGCACGGCCTTCAGGCTGGGTGTACATCGATGTGCGTGGTCGGGACATTGCATCGGTGGTCGCCGATCTACGCCGGGTCGTCAATGAGCAGGTCAAGTTGCAGCCCGGTATGAGCCTTAGTTACTCAGGACAGTTCGAGTTTCTCGAAAGGGCCAACGCACGACTCAAACTGGTGGTGCCTGCCACGCTACTGATCATCTTCGTGTTGCTCTACCTGACTTTTGCCCGATTCGATGAGGCCTTGCTGATCATGGCCACATTGCCATTCGCACTGACTGGGGGGGCATGGTTTCTCTATCTTTTGGGCTTCAACCTTTCGGTCGCGACCGGGGTGGGTTTTATCGCCTTAGCCGGGGTTTCTGCCGAATTCGGCGTGATCATGTTGCTCTACCTGAAAAACGCCTGGGCCGAGCGTGAAGACCTCGGCGACAGCACTGAGCGCGGGTTGGTGGCGGCAATTCGTGAAGGCGCTGTGCAGCGCGTTCGACCCAAGGCCATGACCGTGGCCGTGATCATTGCCGGTCTGTTACCCATCCTGTTAGGCAGCGGCACCGGCAGCGAAGTCATGAGCCGCATCGCCGCGCCCATGGTCGGCGGTATGGTCACGGCACCCTTGCTTTCCCTGTTTGTCATTCCGGCAGCCTATCGCCTGATGCGTCGTCGGCACCTCTCCGTTAAAACCGTCAAACCTGAAGGAAATGTCGTATGA
- a CDS encoding copper-binding protein — protein MKLTLIAAASTVFALSISAHAEDMPGMKMDGMEGMQMEQKTKQAQVANTEGTIKAIDSKKHTVTISHGAVPAVQWPPMTMAFSITEDQLTGLAVGDRVSFSFRLEGGKAAIVSIKK, from the coding sequence ATGAAACTGACCCTGATTGCAGCTGCAAGCACCGTATTCGCGCTATCAATTTCTGCCCATGCGGAGGACATGCCGGGCATGAAAATGGACGGTATGGAGGGCATGCAGATGGAGCAGAAAACAAAACAGGCTCAAGTCGCAAACACCGAGGGAACGATCAAGGCTATTGATTCTAAGAAGCATACGGTGACCATCTCCCACGGAGCTGTTCCAGCCGTGCAATGGCCGCCGATGACCATGGCTTTTTCGATAACGGAGGATCAGCTGACAGGGCTGGCGGTCGGAGACCGTGTCTCGTTTTCCTTTCGGCTAGAGGGTGGCAAAGCCGCAATCGTTTCCATTAAAAAATAA
- a CDS encoding MerR family transcriptional regulator, producing the protein MNAATYTIGALAKTTDTKAVTIRYYEQLGLLPSAGRSPSGYRYYTNEERDRLLFIRRSRSLGFSLDDIRELLGFADRRDASCAGVDAKVEAQLEQVRIRIRDLRGLEAELQRLNLCCQGGVIEQCRIIESLSTRD; encoded by the coding sequence ATGAATGCGGCCACTTACACGATTGGCGCCTTGGCGAAAACCACCGATACCAAAGCGGTAACCATCCGGTACTACGAACAGCTGGGGCTGTTGCCTTCTGCCGGGAGATCGCCATCGGGCTACCGCTATTACACGAATGAGGAGCGTGACCGCCTGCTGTTCATCCGCCGTAGTCGTTCGCTCGGATTCAGCCTGGATGACATTCGTGAATTACTGGGTTTTGCTGATCGACGTGATGCTTCCTGCGCAGGGGTAGACGCAAAGGTCGAAGCTCAATTGGAACAGGTGAGAATACGTATTCGCGACTTGCGAGGCCTTGAAGCGGAGTTGCAGCGCTTGAATCTATGTTGTCAGGGTGGAGTAATCGAGCAATGCCGCATTATTGAATCGTTGTCGACACGTGATTAG
- a CDS encoding disulfide bond formation protein B, whose product MQTTHPQAQSQGWALLLWAWLIALVSTIAVLFVGEVMGQEPCVLCWFQRAFMFPLVLVLGVACCVSDMGAWRYALPLAVTGWLIALYHNLLYFGLIPESIKPCGAGPSCSGDDMTILGGVPLPLLSLGVFSLLIILLVLIRRRFNQ is encoded by the coding sequence ATGCAAACCACACACCCACAAGCTCAATCCCAAGGTTGGGCATTACTGCTTTGGGCATGGCTGATTGCACTGGTTTCCACCATTGCCGTGCTGTTCGTTGGTGAAGTCATGGGACAGGAACCTTGTGTACTTTGCTGGTTTCAGCGTGCCTTCATGTTTCCCCTGGTGCTTGTACTGGGTGTCGCTTGTTGCGTGTCGGACATGGGCGCCTGGCGTTACGCATTGCCTTTGGCCGTTACGGGCTGGTTGATCGCCCTGTATCACAACCTGCTTTATTTCGGATTGATCCCCGAAAGCATCAAACCCTGTGGTGCCGGCCCGTCCTGCTCTGGCGATGACATGACCATCCTCGGTGGCGTGCCGTTGCCTTTGTTATCGCTGGGTGTATTCAGCCTCCTGATCATTCTTCTTGTTCTTATCCGCCGGAGATTCAACCAATGA
- a CDS encoding DsbA family protein: MSRRTLVLAISVLTVIGFAVAAFFYERASTVPQATAPVQEIGALVRFNSPSFGPAKAPVTIVEFFDPSCESCRAFYPIVKKMMSQHPADVRLVLRYVRLHAGSEEAIRILETARKQGVFVPVLEAVLEAQPQWHGDAKATAAWDAAGQAGLDVAKAREDMMSAEITATIERDAADAKKVGVSGTPTFFVNGKPLTNFGAQPLYDLIWSEINQSR; the protein is encoded by the coding sequence ATGAGCCGACGCACACTCGTCCTCGCCATCAGTGTCCTGACAGTGATCGGCTTTGCGGTCGCTGCATTTTTTTATGAACGAGCCTCCACGGTGCCTCAAGCGACCGCGCCCGTGCAGGAAATCGGCGCGCTGGTGCGTTTCAATTCGCCAAGCTTTGGCCCTGCCAAGGCACCGGTCACGATTGTCGAGTTCTTCGACCCGTCGTGTGAGAGTTGCCGCGCCTTTTATCCCATTGTGAAAAAAATGATGTCCCAGCACCCGGCAGATGTTCGTCTGGTGCTACGTTATGTCCGGCTTCACGCCGGTTCTGAAGAGGCCATCCGCATTCTGGAAACTGCGCGCAAACAGGGCGTGTTTGTACCAGTACTTGAAGCTGTGCTTGAGGCTCAGCCGCAATGGCATGGCGACGCAAAGGCTACGGCGGCTTGGGACGCAGCGGGTCAGGCAGGCCTGGACGTGGCCAAGGCTCGCGAGGACATGATGTCTGCTGAGATCACGGCGACCATTGAACGAGACGCTGCCGATGCGAAAAAGGTAGGCGTCAGCGGAACACCGACTTTCTTCGTCAACGGTAAACCGCTCACCAACTTCGGTGCCCAGCCGCTCTATGACCTGATCTGGAGCGAGATCAACCAGTCGCGATAA
- a CDS encoding heavy metal translocating P-type ATPase produces MCCPSEQTMIEGKLARMSGIQKLEFNMMNRTLGVWHELPDTLGIEAAVLSLGMHAEPLTAKSKAPDANAGQTESQAKPVPKSSWWPLVLSGVAAAGAEVLHYTQAAPEWVVAVIALFAIALCGPTTYKKGWISLKHLNLNINALMSIAVTGAVLIGQWPEAAMVMVLFTIAEMVEAKSLDRARNAIKGLLDLTPERATVRHSDGSWLEVDVKTVGIGALVRVRPGERIGLDGDVASGTSTVNQAPITGESLPIEKSVDDPVYAGSINESGSFEYRVTAEANNTTLARIIHAVEEAQSSRAPTQRFVDKFAKVYTPAVFFFALAIAVLPPLLMGGVWTDWIYRALVLLVVACPCALVISTPVSIVSGLAAAARKGILVKGGVYLEIGAKLSFVALDKTGTITHGKPVQTDYLPLAKTSDVAPQLLAASLGARSDHPVSQAIARHEGLGATMLKQVESFEAIPGRGVKGLIDGKLYYLGNHRLIAELGLGTPELDTSLNRLERQGKTVVALTSSTQAFALFAVADTVKDSSQLAIKELHKLGIKTMMLTGDNAHTAEAIAQRVGIDEPRGNLLPADKLAAIAELQSRNHVVGMVGDGINDAPALAKSQIGFAMAGAGTGTAIETADVALMDDDLRKIPAFVRLSRQTALILKQNIVFALGIKAIFLMFTLMGVATMWMAVFADVGVSLLVVLNGLRLLKK; encoded by the coding sequence ATGTGCTGTCCCTCCGAGCAAACCATGATCGAGGGCAAGCTCGCTCGAATGAGCGGGATACAAAAACTCGAATTCAACATGATGAACCGCACACTGGGTGTGTGGCACGAGTTGCCGGATACCTTGGGTATCGAAGCAGCAGTGCTGTCGCTCGGCATGCACGCGGAGCCATTGACGGCTAAGAGCAAGGCACCTGACGCCAATGCAGGGCAAACCGAGTCACAAGCTAAACCCGTGCCTAAAAGTAGTTGGTGGCCGTTGGTGCTGTCCGGTGTTGCTGCGGCGGGCGCGGAAGTCCTGCATTACACCCAGGCGGCGCCGGAATGGGTGGTTGCCGTCATAGCCTTGTTTGCCATCGCCCTCTGTGGGCCGACGACCTATAAGAAAGGCTGGATTTCACTCAAACATCTAAATCTGAACATCAATGCGTTGATGAGTATTGCAGTGACTGGCGCCGTGTTGATCGGGCAGTGGCCAGAAGCGGCGATGGTCATGGTGCTGTTCACCATTGCGGAAATGGTCGAGGCGAAGTCGCTGGATCGTGCACGTAACGCCATCAAGGGGCTGCTGGATCTGACTCCGGAACGCGCCACTGTCCGCCACTCCGACGGTTCCTGGCTGGAAGTCGATGTGAAGACGGTCGGGATCGGAGCGCTGGTTCGGGTGCGTCCTGGTGAGCGTATCGGCCTGGATGGTGACGTCGCTTCCGGCACGTCTACCGTCAACCAGGCCCCCATCACGGGTGAGAGCCTGCCCATCGAGAAGTCGGTTGATGATCCTGTGTATGCCGGCTCCATCAATGAATCGGGCTCCTTTGAGTACCGTGTAACCGCCGAGGCCAACAACACGACGCTGGCCCGAATCATTCACGCCGTTGAAGAAGCGCAAAGTTCGCGGGCACCCACCCAGCGATTCGTCGACAAGTTCGCCAAGGTTTACACGCCGGCAGTGTTCTTCTTCGCCTTGGCCATTGCGGTGTTACCGCCTTTGCTCATGGGTGGAGTATGGACTGACTGGATTTATCGCGCCTTGGTGCTTCTGGTTGTTGCTTGCCCCTGCGCACTGGTCATTTCCACGCCGGTATCCATCGTCAGCGGGCTGGCGGCGGCGGCTCGCAAAGGCATTTTGGTTAAGGGCGGTGTCTACCTGGAGATTGGCGCCAAGCTGAGCTTTGTCGCGCTGGATAAAACCGGAACCATCACCCACGGCAAGCCGGTTCAAACCGACTACCTGCCCCTGGCCAAGACTTCAGATGTAGCGCCTCAATTGCTCGCCGCCAGTCTGGGGGCTCGCTCGGATCACCCGGTCTCACAGGCAATCGCCAGGCATGAGGGGCTGGGAGCCACAATGCTGAAACAGGTCGAGAGCTTCGAGGCCATTCCCGGTCGTGGGGTGAAGGGCTTGATCGATGGAAAGCTTTATTACCTTGGAAACCACCGTTTGATCGCAGAGCTGGGGCTGGGTACGCCAGAGCTGGACACGTCTCTGAACCGATTGGAGCGTCAGGGAAAAACGGTCGTGGCGTTGACCAGCTCCACGCAAGCATTTGCTCTGTTTGCCGTGGCCGATACCGTAAAGGATTCAAGCCAGCTCGCGATCAAGGAACTGCACAAGTTAGGCATCAAGACCATGATGCTGACCGGTGACAACGCGCACACGGCTGAAGCCATTGCTCAGCGCGTTGGTATTGATGAGCCGCGAGGCAACTTGCTGCCTGCCGACAAGCTGGCGGCCATCGCTGAGTTGCAAAGCCGCAACCACGTGGTGGGGATGGTGGGTGATGGAATAAACGATGCGCCGGCTCTCGCCAAGTCCCAGATTGGCTTCGCCATGGCTGGGGCTGGTACGGGAACCGCCATCGAAACGGCTGACGTTGCGTTGATGGATGATGACCTGCGCAAGATCCCGGCCTTTGTTCGCCTGTCACGGCAGACCGCGCTGATCCTCAAACAAAATATCGTGTTCGCCCTCGGCATCAAGGCGATATTCCTGATGTTCACCTTGATGGGGGTCGCCACCATGTGGATGGCGGTGTTTGCAGATGTCGGCGTCAGCCTCCTGGTAGTGCTCAATGGGCTGCGCTTGCTGAAAAAATAG
- a CDS encoding DUF3703 domain-containing protein: MKELLHRAILEGFGEARIAIRCRDFESAYYWLERTHILAQRHPLLHAKSHVLMLFVGIRAQDPREVFGQIPRVIAALLFSRLWVPRGNTGRARINAFQVMPLSPELESLLDEE, from the coding sequence ATGAAAGAGTTGTTGCATCGTGCAATTCTTGAGGGCTTCGGCGAAGCTCGTATCGCGATTCGGTGTCGAGATTTTGAGAGCGCCTACTATTGGCTAGAGCGTACCCACATCCTGGCGCAGCGCCATCCGCTGCTACATGCGAAATCTCACGTCTTGATGTTGTTCGTGGGCATCAGAGCACAAGACCCCCGGGAGGTCTTTGGACAAATACCACGTGTTATTGCTGCACTGCTATTTTCTAGGTTATGGGTGCCTCGTGGGAACACCGGTCGCGCCCGAATCAACGCTTTTCAGGTGATGCCTCTCTCTCCGGAACTAGAATCTCTTCTTGACGAAGAGTGA